The Ensifer adhaerens genome contains a region encoding:
- a CDS encoding GNAT family N-acetyltransferase, which translates to MTDANDPSDINIRAARVVDFEAIAALMSQPGIRSGTLRQPFATPEQTRKWLESLSDVSVVIVAERADRILGMAGLHRSKGRRHHSAALGISVDDDHRGEGIGKSLLTALIDAADNWLGISRIELTVFTDNEPAIALYRKAGFEMEGTHRAYALRNGVLADVFAMARIREPAAPKAA; encoded by the coding sequence ATGACCGACGCAAACGACCCTTCAGATATCAACATCCGCGCGGCCCGCGTCGTCGATTTCGAAGCGATCGCGGCGCTGATGAGCCAGCCGGGCATCCGCTCGGGCACGCTGCGCCAGCCGTTCGCCACCCCGGAACAGACACGCAAGTGGTTGGAGAGCCTCTCGGACGTCAGCGTCGTCATCGTCGCCGAGCGCGCCGACCGGATCCTCGGCATGGCCGGACTGCATCGCAGCAAGGGGCGCCGGCATCATTCCGCGGCCCTTGGGATCAGCGTCGACGACGACCATCGCGGCGAGGGCATCGGTAAGTCGCTGCTGACCGCTCTGATCGACGCCGCCGATAACTGGCTCGGCATCAGCCGCATCGAGCTTACGGTCTTTACCGACAACGAGCCCGCTATCGCACTCTACCGCAAGGCCGGCTTCGAGATGGAGGGTACGCACCGGGCCTATGCGCTGAGGAACGGTGTGCTGGCCGACGTGTTCGCGATGGCCCGCATTCGTGAACCTGCGGCGCCGAAGGCCGCTTGA